Sequence from the Maribellus comscasis genome:
TTAAATTTAAAATTACAGGGCGCACCAAACATTTTATTAATGCTTTTGGCGAGGAGGTTATAATAGACAATGCGGAGAATGCGTTAAAAATAGCCTGTAATCATACCGGTGCTATTGTCAACGAATATACTGCTGGTCCGGTATTTATGGATGATAACCAAAAAGGAGCCCACCAATGGATTATTGAATTTGAAAAAGAACCTGATGAACTGGAACATTTTATTAACGTTTTAGATAACTCCTTACAAACCCTAAATTCCGATTACGAAGCCAAACGCCATAAAAACATGACACTGGAAAGGCTCCATTTAAATGTGGCCCCACCGGGAACTTTTTATCGGTGGATGAAAAACCGGGGGAAAGTTGGGGGACAAAACAAAATACCCCGGCTCTCAAACGACAGGAGATATCTGGATGGACTTTTAAAATTAATTCAGAAATAAAACCAGAATTTTGTACTTTAGAAATCAAAACTTTTAATCATATGCATATTGCTGTAGCTGGAAATATCGGAGCCGGAAAAACAACATTGAGTGAGTTACTGGCCAAACATTACAAATGGACACCTCATTACGAAGATGTAGACGAAAATCCATATCTGAATGATTTTTATAACGACATGCAACGCTGGTCGTTCAACCTTCAGATTTATTTCCTGAATTCACGTTTTAAACAAATTATTGATATACGGAAATCAGGAAAAACCATTATCCAGGACAGAACGATTTATGAAGATGCGGAAATTTTCGCGCCCAACCTGCACAGCATGGGTTTAATGAGTACCCGCGACTTTACGAATTACAAAACATTATTTGATTTGATGGTGAGTCTGATTCAGCCACCCGATTTGCTCATTTATCTTCGGGCATCAATCCCGACACTCGTTAACCAAATTCAAAAACGCGGACGCGAATACGAAAATTCAATCCGCCTCGACTATCTGAAACAGCTAAACGAGCGTTATGAAACCTGGATAAAAAGCTACACTATGGCGAAGCTTTTGGTAGTGAACGTCGATGATCTCGATTTTACTGTAAATCCGGAAGATTTAAGTTTTATAATCGACAAAATCGACGCTCAAATCCACGGGCTTTTTTAATTCATTTCCCGAATTTTTTTGTTGATTTCATCCCAGGTTGCGTCAGGAAGGTTTGGTCCCCAAACCTCAACAACTTTACCGGCAACCATCGAAGCAATATTTCCGCATTTCTCCAGCGGAAATCCCTGGGTTAATCCGTATAAAAATCCGGCGGCGTAACTGTCTCCGGCACCGGTTGTATCAATTGCTTTTGCCGGAATACCATGAATTTTAATCTTTTCATTCCCCTTTTTTACAAATGAGCCTTCCTTGCCTACTTTTACAACCGCCAGGTCGCATATTTCTGCAATTTCTTCCAATGCTTCCTCCGGTGATTTTCCGGTTAAAGCAAGTGCTTCTTCTTCGTTTGCAAAAACAATATCAACCTTGTCAGTAATCAGTTCTTTTAGAAAATCCAGATTGGCTTCAACAACATTATAACTCGCTAAATCAATTGCAGTAGTCAAACCTTGCGCTTTAGCCATTTCAAATCCCGTTTTTATCAAATCATGATTTTGTACAAGATAACCTTCCATATAAAAATAGCGATACCCTTTTAACAAGGAAGAATCCAAGTCAGACGGCAATAATTCAGCAGCAGCTCCCAAATAAGTAGCCATAGTTCTTTCAGAATCTTTACTGATAAGTCCCATCACTCTTCCTGTATCTTTTTCGCTCAAAGCCATGTGGGTTTTTATTCCTTTTTTGGTAAACTCATCTTTAAAGATTTTCCCCAGCTCATCATCACCTGTTTTCCCAATGTATCCTCCATTTCCGCCCAATGACGCAAGACAGCGCATTGTGTTGGCAGCGGACCCACCGTTTGTAACTTCTTTTTTATTATTTAATGTAGCGTTAAAAATATTCTGGGAGAGTTCGGCATCCACCAAAGTCATACTACCTCGCGGTAATCCAAAAGTCTGTAGTAAAGAATCGTCCTCAACTTGTGTAATAATATCCATTAATGCATTCCCAATACCAAGCACTGCCGGCGTGTTGTTTGATTTAATCATAAATTTCGTTTTTCAGAATTTTTTGTAAAAATATTTTTTCTTTTCGGAAAAGCTATTATTTTTGCATCGCTTTAAGAAAAACAAAAGAGTTTTTTAAAAGTTGAAATAAATTCCCTAGTAGCTCAGTTGGTTAGAGCGGCGGACTGTTAATCCGTAGGTCGTAGGTTCAAGTCCTACCTGGGGAGCCAGTACAAAAAGACAAAAACTGTCAAATGGTGAAAAACCGTGTAAGTCAGATACTTGCACGGTTTTTTATTTTTTGGTGAATGCCATAAAAAGACCCAAAAATGCCACTTTTAGGCCCGTTTTGGTTACAATTTGGTTACAGAAGAAATTTTAAAGTTTCCTGTAACCATTTCGAAAGTCTTCATAAGTCTCTGGATTGTCGCATTTTGACTTCGCTCAAGTAGCTCATTAAAATTAGTTTAAACACCTAAAATTTAGCATTATGAGTTACAGATTTAAGATTTTCTTCTATGCACGCAAAAACTACGTTGACGTAAACGGAGAAATAAGCGTAATGATCAGGTTGATGCTGGACGGTCAGAAGGCCCAGTTTAGCTCGCATTTGAAGGTTGATCCGGCCCTTTGGGATTCAAAATTAAACATAGTAAAAGGTGATTCAACAACAGCCGTTTTAATCAACGAAAAACTCCGTGAAATTAGGATGGAGTTGAACCTACACTACAAGGAATTAAAACAACAGGGTATCTATTTTACGGTTGACAAAATAAAGGATGCCTATCTCGGGGTAAAGTCTAAAGTACAAATGTTGCTGGTTGTTTTCCGGGAACACAACGAAGAGTTAAAACTTCGGATCGTATGCATCATCAGCGTTTCAATTTGATAAGCAAGAGAGTCGGATGGCATTTTTTGCAACAAATACTCATGTCTTCCATTTGGATCATCCACCCAACTGTTGCTACCATCGGCATGTGCGATAAACTTTCCTTTTTGCACATCAAAATAAGGGTTAATTCCACGCGCTGCTACCAAAACGGCTGTCTGATCCCAACTTCTTCTTCCATTTTTGTCGTATTCTCTTTTGGGAATACTAATGGCATACACTTTCCTTACAGGACTTTCCGGTGCTCCATCTTTAATGAGTCTTAATCCTGTAAGAACCTCAACACCTATTTCAAATCCGCTAAACACTACTTTCCCCGGCCAGTTTTCAATTACATATACCGATGAAGCTGAATCTTTCATTACATTGTATTCCTTTCCTTCCGGAAATTTGCCGGCCATTGCCACCCACAATTTTACTTTCTTCGCCACCAAGTCTTTTCCGTTTAAGGGTGAAAACGAGTCGGGGCCAGACAACAACAAATTTTTCAGGTTGGTTAAAAAACCGACGGTCACTACTGTTACACTTGTGTCAGGCTGTTCGGCCAGTATTTTACGGTAAACACCAACGGCATCAGGGGCATCAGAAGTTTTTTGATACCGGTGCGGGTAATTTGCCGACAAAGAATCGGACCAATGCAGCTCTCCGCAATCCTGTGCTACACCTTCAGTTTTTGGAGCCCCGACCGGAAGATTTGGACGCCCAAAATAAGTATTTATGACATCGATACTTGGAACAACTAACGGACTTACATTTGAAGCTATGGTTGCCAGTATTTCTATTTCATCATTATCGGCCAGGGCATGTATCATTGCCAGGGCGCCAACATCATCATAATCACCACCAATATCAGTATCAAAAATTATGTGTGGTTTCTGAAATTTATTTTCCGCCTGTTTTAAGCTCTTTTCTTTTGAATTACATCCCTGAATTAAAATAGCAGCAATAAAAAAAGAGAGGATAAAACTTGCACTGGTTTTTGTGTAGCTCATCTTTTTTGAATCAGATCTTTTGATGCTATTTTTGTGAACAGATCCCTGAAAATAGCATCGCGGTTTAATTCATTCGCCATACGGATAAAATGCCTCCCGTGATCAACGCTGTATGTTACCTGGTCAGTTAAAACGGGACTATGTACCAGGTTGGTTGAAATCCATGATGAATTAACCAGCCATGCTACAGCCGTCACATCCCAGATCACTTTTGACCATGCTTCTTTCCCGTGACTGTATTCAACTACAATGTTGTACAAATAATCCGATAGTTCGTTCTTCCCTTCAAGGTAATATTTCAATTCAGGAATTGTTGTATGAAAATGCGAAACCACAGGCCGGCATGGCATAATTACAAATGGTACTCCTGAGTTTAAAACCACCTGTGCAGCCAATACATCCTGTTTCAGATTGAATTCTTTTTGATGCGGCCAGTTCAATCCGTTTCCCCCCAGCCACACAACTACAATGTTTTTAATAATTTTGGGTTCTATCAATATAGCCGACGCAATATTTGTTATACAACCAACCGGTACCACGTATAAAGGATCGTCGGGAGAACTCGCCATTGCCTTTTTTACCAAATCAAGTGCGGCATCGCTCCTCATTGGTTGATTTACATCCTGCAAATAGTTGTCTGAGCCACGAAAAGCAAAACCTTCAGGCGATTTCCCCATAAGCTTTAACAAACGAAGTATTTCCTGGTAGCTCTTTTCCATTCCATCTCCCGGCCCGTTAGAGCGGCCATTGTGAAATGGAGCTGCATAAACAGCCTGAAGATCTATCTTTTCTTTTGATAAATAGGCATACGCCAACGCAAATTGGTCATCCACCTCGTTGTAAGTATCGGTATCCAAAATCATTCTTACTTTCCCGTTAGGTGGAGTTAATTGTTGCAAACGGAAAGGCTTCTTCCAACTTTGGAAAATTCTGACAACTTGCAATCAATTTTAGTACTATAAAAGAGTTTAATAAAAAATATTTCCTCATTTGATTTTATAAAAAATAATTTCTAATTCACGTATTGAACAGTTTTTTATCTCTCAAAATGGTTCCCTTTGAAAGCAGCTTCTACCTCACTAAGTTTATCTATAGATTTCCCTGGATCCCTCTCCTGATTCATCCAGCGAGCTAACTCAGTTGAGAGACTTTTTCTAACTTTTTTGTATTCTTTGTAATTTATGAGATTATTCAATTCGTATTGATCTTGATCTATTATGTATAGCTCTTCTTCAGGCCTTTTCATATATCGGGAAATTAACCAATAAGTTTGCTCTTTTTTATATGCATCCCACATCCAGGAAGCCCAATAGGTACTTACAGGCCCTTGACCACTCATTATATGTCTCTCTGTAAAAATTCTTTCCGGAGTAAGATTATTTATATAATGGTATTTTCCGTCAGTTATGGAGCGTATCGGGTAAGATGTTCCTTCCGGTATGTTATTATGCATGAAATATGCATATTTTCTGTGATGATTTGATTCACCCAATAAGACAGGGAGAAAACTAGAACCGCTAAATATATATTCCTGAGAATTACCACCTACAACATCAATTAACGTGGGTAATACATCAGCATATTGTATTAAAGCATTAGTACGAACTCCAGGCTCAACATTTCCTGGCCAACGTACAATAAACCCTGTGTGTACACCTGTGTTCCAGTTTGTGTATTTGTTCCCGGGAAATTGAGAACCTTGCTCAGATGTAAAGATTACAATAGTATTCGAAGATTTTCCCAAATCTTCAAACAAATCTAACGTTTTACCTACTTGCTTATCCATTACTTCAATTTCAGCGAGATAATTAATAAAATCCTCTCGCATACTTTTTGTTTTTGTTGTAAGACGGCCATCTGGAACACCTTTTACATCTGGGAAATTTGGCGGAAGGTCCAAGTTTTTCGGAGTAAAATGAGAGGGGGTACCTACAGTCCAGGGTATATGAGGCACTACCAAACCAACGATTAAACAAAAAGGATCTTCACTTTTATTAATAAAGTTTCTCATTCCTGTTTCATCAAAATCTGCTATTTTCGCAACACAGTCACGTTCAAGCCCTTCAACTTTTTCAAACGGAAAAACCGATTGAGGTTCCGCATGTATCTTCCCGGCAATGCCTACTCTATAACCAAAATCTTTTAAGTAATGGACAATACTTTTTGTTCCGGTACGAGCTGGAACATAATTCCAGCATACTCCGTTTTGAACTGGATATAATCCAGTGTAGAGTTCTGCCCTGCAGGGGGCACACATCGACATCGACAAAAACGCTTTATTAAAGGTCATCCCTTCACTGGCAAGTTTGTCTAAACTTGGTGTCTTCACATTTTTCCCGCCATAAAGAGGTAAGTCATTATATGTACAATCATCTCCAACTATGATTAATATATTAGGTTTGTGCTCTTGCCTAATTGCATTAGATTCTTTAGTAAAAACTAAGCTAAATAAAAATGTAAAGAGAATTATAGTTATTTTTTTCATAATTATGATTATGAAATCTCCATGTTCAAAACATGGAGATTTATTTAGGATATTGTATTTGAATATTATAAATAATCTGGATTTTGTTCCAGTTTGGGATTTGCATCAATTGCCTCTTTAGGTATTGGGAATACGGTTCTGTAATCACCTTGAGGCTGATGAGAAAGCCAACTCTTCTCCGTAAAAATTCCAAATCGAATCATATCTCTTCTTCGAAATCCTTCCCATACAAATTCCCAACCAAGTTCATCAAACATTCTTCCATATTCGACTGGATCCTGATTTCCAGGATCAACAATTTCATAGTTTTCTACATAACCATAATTGTAGACAGAATTTTGCATAAGGTCATTTCCAGTAACAACTGCATCATTAGGCTCATCAAATGAACGTTGTCTTACCATTGTAACCAATTCTGCGGCTTCATCCGTATTATTTGTTCTTAACAGTGCTTCTGCCTTCATCATCAGTACCTGCGCATAACGGAAA
This genomic interval carries:
- a CDS encoding Arm DNA-binding domain-containing protein: MSYRFKIFFYARKNYVDVNGEISVMIRLMLDGQKAQFSSHLKVDPALWDSKLNIVKGDSTTAVLINEKLREIRMELNLHYKELKQQGIYFTVDKIKDAYLGVKSKVQMLLVVFREHNEELKLRIVCIISVSI
- a CDS encoding adenosine kinase, encoding MIKSNNTPAVLGIGNALMDIITQVEDDSLLQTFGLPRGSMTLVDAELSQNIFNATLNNKKEVTNGGSAANTMRCLASLGGNGGYIGKTGDDELGKIFKDEFTKKGIKTHMALSEKDTGRVMGLISKDSERTMATYLGAAAELLPSDLDSSLLKGYRYFYMEGYLVQNHDLIKTGFEMAKAQGLTTAIDLASYNVVEANLDFLKELITDKVDIVFANEEEALALTGKSPEEALEEIAEICDLAVVKVGKEGSFVKKGNEKIKIHGIPAKAIDTTGAGDSYAAGFLYGLTQGFPLEKCGNIASMVAGKVVEVWGPNLPDATWDEINKKIREMN
- a CDS encoding sulfatase family protein — translated: MKKITIILFTFLFSLVFTKESNAIRQEHKPNILIIVGDDCTYNDLPLYGGKNVKTPSLDKLASEGMTFNKAFLSMSMCAPCRAELYTGLYPVQNGVCWNYVPARTGTKSIVHYLKDFGYRVGIAGKIHAEPQSVFPFEKVEGLERDCVAKIADFDETGMRNFINKSEDPFCLIVGLVVPHIPWTVGTPSHFTPKNLDLPPNFPDVKGVPDGRLTTKTKSMREDFINYLAEIEVMDKQVGKTLDLFEDLGKSSNTIVIFTSEQGSQFPGNKYTNWNTGVHTGFIVRWPGNVEPGVRTNALIQYADVLPTLIDVVGGNSQEYIFSGSSFLPVLLGESNHHRKYAYFMHNNIPEGTSYPIRSITDGKYHYINNLTPERIFTERHIMSGQGPVSTYWASWMWDAYKKEQTYWLISRYMKRPEEELYIIDQDQYELNNLINYKEYKKVRKSLSTELARWMNQERDPGKSIDKLSEVEAAFKGNHFER
- a CDS encoding nucleoside hydrolase encodes the protein MQQLTPPNGKVRMILDTDTYNEVDDQFALAYAYLSKEKIDLQAVYAAPFHNGRSNGPGDGMEKSYQEILRLLKLMGKSPEGFAFRGSDNYLQDVNQPMRSDAALDLVKKAMASSPDDPLYVVPVGCITNIASAILIEPKIIKNIVVVWLGGNGLNWPHQKEFNLKQDVLAAQVVLNSGVPFVIMPCRPVVSHFHTTIPELKYYLEGKNELSDYLYNIVVEYSHGKEAWSKVIWDVTAVAWLVNSSWISTNLVHSPVLTDQVTYSVDHGRHFIRMANELNRDAIFRDLFTKIASKDLIQKR
- a CDS encoding nucleoside hydrolase encodes the protein MSYTKTSASFILSFFIAAILIQGCNSKEKSLKQAENKFQKPHIIFDTDIGGDYDDVGALAMIHALADNDEIEILATIASNVSPLVVPSIDVINTYFGRPNLPVGAPKTEGVAQDCGELHWSDSLSANYPHRYQKTSDAPDAVGVYRKILAEQPDTSVTVVTVGFLTNLKNLLLSGPDSFSPLNGKDLVAKKVKLWVAMAGKFPEGKEYNVMKDSASSVYVIENWPGKVVFSGFEIGVEVLTGLRLIKDGAPESPVRKVYAISIPKREYDKNGRRSWDQTAVLVAARGINPYFDVQKGKFIAHADGSNSWVDDPNGRHEYLLQKMPSDSLAYQIETLMMHTIRSFNSSLCSRKTTSNICTLDFTPR
- a CDS encoding deoxynucleoside kinase; amino-acid sequence: MHIAVAGNIGAGKTTLSELLAKHYKWTPHYEDVDENPYLNDFYNDMQRWSFNLQIYFLNSRFKQIIDIRKSGKTIIQDRTIYEDAEIFAPNLHSMGLMSTRDFTNYKTLFDLMVSLIQPPDLLIYLRASIPTLVNQIQKRGREYENSIRLDYLKQLNERYETWIKSYTMAKLLVVNVDDLDFTVNPEDLSFIIDKIDAQIHGLF